The proteins below come from a single Accipiter gentilis chromosome 37, bAccGen1.1, whole genome shotgun sequence genomic window:
- the LOC126035143 gene encoding basic salivary proline-rich protein 2-like isoform X30: MVVGSPKVLTSWWRCPQGPQVMVMGSPTAQPYGHGVPKVPKSWSWCPQGPQVMVMVSPRSSRHGHGVSKVPTSWSWCPQGPQVMVMGSPTAQPHGRGVPKVPKSWSWCPQGPQVMVMVSPRSSRHGHGVSKVPTSWSWCPQGPQVMVMGSSRSPRHGHGVPKVLVSWPWGPQDPRVMVTGSPRSPSHGHGVSKVLTSWPWGLQGPNLMVMVSPRSPSHGHGVSKVPNLMVMVSPRSPSHGHGVLKVPTSWPWCTQRPRVMAMGSPRSSRHGHGVSKVPTSWSRCPQGPQVMVMGSPTAQPHGRGVPKVPKSWPWCLQGPHVMAMGSPRSQPHGHGVPKVPKSWPWCLQGPQPHGHGVPKVPKSWSWGPQGPHVMAMVYPRSSCHGHGVPKILASWSRGLQGPNLMVAVSPRSPSHGHGVPNGPTSWSWCPQGPQVMVMGSSRSPRHGHGVPKVPLA, encoded by the exons ATGGTTGTGGGGTCCCCCAAGGTCCTCACCTCGTGGTGgcggtgtccccaaggtccccaagtCATGGTCATGGGGTCCCCAACGGCCCAACCTTATGGtcatggtgtccccaaggtccccaagtCATGGTcgtggtgtccccaaggtccccaagtCATGGTCATGGTGTCTCCAAGGTCCTCACGTCATGGCCATGGGGTCTCCAAGGTCCCAACCTCATGGTcgtggtgtccccaaggtccccaagtCATGGTCATGGGGTCCCCAACGGCCCAACCTCATGGTCgcggtgtccccaaggtccccaagtCATGGTcgtggtgtccccaaggtccccaagtCATGGTCATGGTGTCTCCAAGGTCCTCACGTCATGGCCATGGGGTCTCCAAGGTCCCAACCTCATGGTcgtggtgtccccaaggtccccaagtCATGGTCATGGGGTCCTCAAGGTCCCCACGTCATGGCCATGGTGTACCCAAGGTCCTCGTGTCATGGCCATGGGGTCCCCAAGATCCTCGCGTCATGGTCACTGGGTCTCCAAG gtccccaagtCATGGTCATGGTGTCTCCAAGGTCCTCACGTCATGGCCATGGGGTCTCCAAGGTCCCAACCTCATGGtcatggtgtccccaaggtccccaagtCATGGCCATGGTGTCTCCAAGGTCCCCAACCTCATGGtcatggtgtccccaaggtccccaagtCATGGTCATGGGGTCCTCAAGGTCCCCACGTCATGGCCATGGTGTACCCAACGTCCTCGTGTCATGGCCATGGGGTCCCCAAGATCCTCGCGTCATGGTCACGGGGTCTCCAAGGTCCCAACCTCATGGTCgcggtgtccccaaggtccccaagtCATGGTCATGGGGTCCCCAACGGCCCAACCTCATGGTcgtggtgtccccaaggtccccaagtCATGGCCATGGTGTCTCCAAGGTCCTCACGTCATGGCCATGGGGTCTCCAAGGTCCCAACCTCATGGtcatggtgtccccaaggtccccaagtCATGGCCATGGTGTCTCCAAGGTCCCCAACCTCATGGtcatggtgtccccaaggtccccaagtCATGGTCATGGGGTCCTCAAGGTCCCCACGTCATGGCCATGGTGTACCCAAGGTCCTCGTGTCATGGCCATGGGGTCCCCAAGATCCTCGCGTCATGGTCACGGGGTCTCCAAGGTCCCAACCTCATGGTCgcggtgtccccaaggtccccaagtCATGGTCATGGGGTCCCCAACGGCCCAACCTCATGGTCGTGGTGTCCCCAAG GTCCCCAAGTCATGGTCATGGGGTCCTCAAGGTCCCCACGTCATGGCCATGGTGTACCCAAG gtccccttGGCATAG
- the LOC126035143 gene encoding basic salivary proline-rich protein 2-like isoform X1: MVVGSPKVLTSWWRCPQGPQVMVMGSPTAQPYGHGVPKVPKSWSWCPQGPQVMVMVSPRSSRHGHGVSKVPTSWSWCPQGPQVMVMGSPTAQPHGRGVPKVPKSWSWCPQGPQVMVMVSPRSSRHGHGVSKVPTSWSWCPQGPQVMVMGSSRSPRHGHGVPKVLVSWPWGPQDPRVMVTGSPRSPSHGHGVSKVLTSWPWGLQGPNLMVMVSPRSPSHGHGVSKVPNLMVMVSPRSPSHGHGVLKVPTSWPWCTQRPRVMAMGSPRSSRHGHGVSKVPTSWSRCPQGPQVMVMGSPTAQPHGRGVPKVPKSWPWCLQGPHVMAMGSPRSQPHGHGVPKVPKSWPWCLQGPQPHGHGVPKVPKSWSWGPQGPHVMAMVYPRSSCHGHGVPKILASWSRGLQGPNLMVAVSPRSPSHGHGVPNGPTSWSWCPQGPQVMVMGSSRSPRHGHGVPKILASWSWGLQGPHLMVMVSPRSPWHGHGVPKVLTSWPWCPQGALGMAMVSPRSSCHGHGVPKILMSWSWGPQDSHLMVVVSPRSPWHDHGVLKVLISWSWCPQGPHGTVVGSLRSQSSAHEVPVCPGWVAYVYGVPKVPTLWSWCPQSPCLMASATSGSLVSPRSMPPPWCH; encoded by the exons ATGGTTGTGGGGTCCCCCAAGGTCCTCACCTCGTGGTGgcggtgtccccaaggtccccaagtCATGGTCATGGGGTCCCCAACGGCCCAACCTTATGGtcatggtgtccccaaggtccccaagtCATGGTcgtggtgtccccaaggtccccaagtCATGGTCATGGTGTCTCCAAGGTCCTCACGTCATGGCCATGGGGTCTCCAAGGTCCCAACCTCATGGTcgtggtgtccccaaggtccccaagtCATGGTCATGGGGTCCCCAACGGCCCAACCTCATGGTCgcggtgtccccaaggtccccaagtCATGGTcgtggtgtccccaaggtccccaagtCATGGTCATGGTGTCTCCAAGGTCCTCACGTCATGGCCATGGGGTCTCCAAGGTCCCAACCTCATGGTcgtggtgtccccaaggtccccaagtCATGGTCATGGGGTCCTCAAGGTCCCCACGTCATGGCCATGGTGTACCCAAGGTCCTCGTGTCATGGCCATGGGGTCCCCAAGATCCTCGCGTCATGGTCACTGGGTCTCCAAG gtccccaagtCATGGTCATGGTGTCTCCAAGGTCCTCACGTCATGGCCATGGGGTCTCCAAGGTCCCAACCTCATGGtcatggtgtccccaaggtccccaagtCATGGCCATGGTGTCTCCAAGGTCCCCAACCTCATGGtcatggtgtccccaaggtccccaagtCATGGTCATGGGGTCCTCAAGGTCCCCACGTCATGGCCATGGTGTACCCAACGTCCTCGTGTCATGGCCATGGGGTCCCCAAGATCCTCGCGTCATGGTCACGGGGTCTCCAAGGTCCCAACCTCATGGTCgcggtgtccccaaggtccccaagtCATGGTCATGGGGTCCCCAACGGCCCAACCTCATGGTcgtggtgtccccaaggtccccaagtCATGGCCATGGTGTCTCCAAGGTCCTCACGTCATGGCCATGGGGTCTCCAAGGTCCCAACCTCATGGtcatggtgtccccaaggtccccaagtCATGGCCATGGTGTCTCCAAGGTCCCCAACCTCATGGtcatggtgtccccaaggtccccaagtCATGGTCATGGGGTCCTCAAGGTCCCCACGTCATGGCCATGGTGTACCCAAGGTCCTCGTGTCATGGCCATGGGGTCCCCAAGATCCTCGCGTCATGGTCACGGGGTCTCCAAGGTCCCAACCTCATGGTCgcggtgtccccaaggtccccaagtCATGGTCATGGGGTCCCCAACGGCCCAACCTCATGGTCGTGGTGTCCCCAAG GTCCCCAAGTCATGGTCATGGGGTCCTCAAGGTCCCCACGTCATGGCCATGGTGTACCCAAG ATCCTCGCGTCATGGTCATGGGGTCTCCAAGGTCCCCACCTCATGGTCATGGTGTCCCCAAGATCCCCATGGCATGGCCATGGAGTCCCCAAG GTCCTCACGTCATGgccatggtgtccccaaggtgCCCTTGGCATGgccatggtgtccccaaggtcctcATGTCATGGCCATGGT GTCCCCAAGATCCTCATGTCATGGTCATGGGGTCCCCAAGATTCCCACCTCATGGTcgtggtgtccccaaggtccccatggCATGACCATGGTGTCCTCAAGGTCCTCATATCATGGtcatggtgtccccaaggtccccatggCACGGTCGTGGGGTCCTTGAGGTCCCAATCTTCTGCCCATGAGGTCCCTGTGTGCCCTGGGTGGGTGGCATATGTCTACGgggtccccaaggtccccacCTTGTGGTCATGGTGTCCCCAAAGTCCCTGTCTCATGGCCAGTGCAACCTCAGGGTCcttggtgtccccaaggtccatgccacctccctggtgTCACTAG
- the LOC126035143 gene encoding uncharacterized protein LOC126035143 isoform X27: MVVGSPKVLTSWWRCPQGPQVMVMGSPTAQPYGHGVPKVPKSWSWCPQGPQVMVMVSPRSSRHGHGVSKVPTSWSWCPQGPQVMVMGSPTAQPHGRGVPKVPKSWSWCPQGPQVMVMVSPRSSRHGHGVSKVPTSWSWCPQGPQVMVMGSSRSPRHGHGVPKVLVSWPWGPQDPRVMVTGSPRSPSHGHGVSKVLTSWPWGLQGPNLMVMVSPRSPSHGHGVSKVPNLMVMVSPRSPSHGHGVLKVPTSWPWCTQRPRVMAMGSPRSSRHGHGVSKVPTSWSRCPQGPQVMVMGSPTAQPHGRGVPKVPKSWPWCLQGPHVMAMGSPRSSCHGHGVPKILASWSRGLQDPHGMAMESPRSSRHGHGVPKILMSWSWGPQDSHLMVVVSPRSPWHDHGVLKVLISWSWCPQGPHGTVVGSLRSQSSAHEVPVCPGWVAYVYGVPKVPTLWSWCPQSPCLMASATSGSLVSPRSMPPPWCH; the protein is encoded by the exons ATGGTTGTGGGGTCCCCCAAGGTCCTCACCTCGTGGTGgcggtgtccccaaggtccccaagtCATGGTCATGGGGTCCCCAACGGCCCAACCTTATGGtcatggtgtccccaaggtccccaagtCATGGTcgtggtgtccccaaggtccccaagtCATGGTCATGGTGTCTCCAAGGTCCTCACGTCATGGCCATGGGGTCTCCAAGGTCCCAACCTCATGGTcgtggtgtccccaaggtccccaagtCATGGTCATGGGGTCCCCAACGGCCCAACCTCATGGTCgcggtgtccccaaggtccccaagtCATGGTcgtggtgtccccaaggtccccaagtCATGGTCATGGTGTCTCCAAGGTCCTCACGTCATGGCCATGGGGTCTCCAAGGTCCCAACCTCATGGTcgtggtgtccccaaggtccccaagtCATGGTCATGGGGTCCTCAAGGTCCCCACGTCATGGCCATGGTGTACCCAAGGTCCTCGTGTCATGGCCATGGGGTCCCCAAGATCCTCGCGTCATGGTCACTGGGTCTCCAAG gtccccaagtCATGGTCATGGTGTCTCCAAGGTCCTCACGTCATGGCCATGGGGTCTCCAAGGTCCCAACCTCATGGtcatggtgtccccaaggtccccaagtCATGGCCATGGTGTCTCCAAGGTCCCCAACCTCATGGtcatggtgtccccaaggtccccaagtCATGGTCATGGGGTCCTCAAGGTCCCCACGTCATGGCCATGGTGTACCCAACGTCCTCGTGTCATGGCCATGGGGTCCCCAAGATCCTCGCGTCATGGTCACGGGGTCTCCAAGGTCCCAACCTCATGGTCgcggtgtccccaaggtccccaagtCATGGTCATGGGGTCCCCAACGGCCCAACCTCATGGTcgtggtgtccccaaggtccccaagtCATGGCCATGGTGTCTCCAAGGTCCTCACGTCATGGCCATGGGGTCTCCAAG GTCCTCGTGTCATGGCCATGGGGTCCCCAAGATCCTCGCGTCATGGTCACGGGGTCTCCAAG ATCCCCATGGCATGGCCATGGAGTCCCCAAG GTCCTCACGTCATGgccatggt GTCCCCAAGATCCTCATGTCATGGTCATGGGGTCCCCAAGATTCCCACCTCATGGTcgtggtgtccccaaggtccccatggCATGACCATGGTGTCCTCAAGGTCCTCATATCATGGtcatggtgtccccaaggtccccatggCACGGTCGTGGGGTCCTTGAGGTCCCAATCTTCTGCCCATGAGGTCCCTGTGTGCCCTGGGTGGGTGGCATATGTCTACGgggtccccaaggtccccacCTTGTGGTCATGGTGTCCCCAAAGTCCCTGTCTCATGGCCAGTGCAACCTCAGGGTCcttggtgtccccaaggtccatgccacctccctggtgTCACTAG
- the LOC126035143 gene encoding DNA-directed RNA polymerase II subunit RPB1-like isoform X36, which translates to MVVGSPKVLTSWWRCPQGPQVMVMGSPTAQPYGHGVPKVPKSWSWCPQGPQVMVMVSPRSSRHGHGVSKVPTSWSWCPQGPQVMVMGSPTAQPHGRGVPKVPKSWSWCPQGPQVMVMVSPRSSRHGHGVSKVPTSWSWCPQGPQVMVMGSSRSPRHGHGVPKVLVSWPWGPQDPRVMVTGSPRSPSHGHGVSKVLTSWPWGLQGPNLMVMVSPRSPSHGHGVSKVPNLMVMVSPRSPSHGHGVLKVPTSWPWCTQRPRVMAMGSPRSSRHGHGVSKVPTSWSRCPQGPQVMVMGSPTAQPHGRGVPKVPKSWPWCLQGPHVMAMGSPRSQPHGHGVPKVPKSWP; encoded by the exons ATGGTTGTGGGGTCCCCCAAGGTCCTCACCTCGTGGTGgcggtgtccccaaggtccccaagtCATGGTCATGGGGTCCCCAACGGCCCAACCTTATGGtcatggtgtccccaaggtccccaagtCATGGTcgtggtgtccccaaggtccccaagtCATGGTCATGGTGTCTCCAAGGTCCTCACGTCATGGCCATGGGGTCTCCAAGGTCCCAACCTCATGGTcgtggtgtccccaaggtccccaagtCATGGTCATGGGGTCCCCAACGGCCCAACCTCATGGTCgcggtgtccccaaggtccccaagtCATGGTcgtggtgtccccaaggtccccaagtCATGGTCATGGTGTCTCCAAGGTCCTCACGTCATGGCCATGGGGTCTCCAAGGTCCCAACCTCATGGTcgtggtgtccccaaggtccccaagtCATGGTCATGGGGTCCTCAAGGTCCCCACGTCATGGCCATGGTGTACCCAAGGTCCTCGTGTCATGGCCATGGGGTCCCCAAGATCCTCGCGTCATGGTCACTGGGTCTCCAAG gtccccaagtCATGGTCATGGTGTCTCCAAGGTCCTCACGTCATGGCCATGGGGTCTCCAAGGTCCCAACCTCATGGtcatggtgtccccaaggtccccaagtCATGGCCATGGTGTCTCCAAGGTCCCCAACCTCATGGtcatggtgtccccaaggtccccaagtCATGGTCATGGGGTCCTCAAGGTCCCCACGTCATGGCCATGGTGTACCCAACGTCCTCGTGTCATGGCCATGGGGTCCCCAAGATCCTCGCGTCATGGTCACGGGGTCTCCAAGGTCCCAACCTCATGGTCgcggtgtccccaaggtccccaagtCATGGTCATGGGGTCCCCAACGGCCCAACCTCATGGTcgtggtgtccccaaggtccccaagtCATGGCCATGGTGTCTCCAAGGTCCTCACGTCATGGCCATGGGGTCTCCAAGGTCCCAACCTCATGGtcatggtgtccccaag GTCCCCAAGTCATGGCCATAG
- the LOC126035143 gene encoding uncharacterized protein LOC126035143 isoform X12, with amino-acid sequence MVVGSPKVLTSWWRCPQGPQVMVMGSPTAQPYGHGVPKVPKSWSWCPQGPQVMVMVSPRSSRHGHGVSKVPTSWSWCPQGPQVMVMGSPTAQPHGRGVPKVPKSWSWCPQGPQVMVMVSPRSSRHGHGVSKVPTSWSWCPQGPQVMVMGSSRSPRHGHGVPKVLVSWPWGPQDPRVMVTGSPRSPSHGHGVSKVLTSWPWGLQGPNLMVMVSPRSPSHGHGVSKVPNLMVMVSPRSPSHGHGVLKVPTSWPWCTQRPRVMAMGSPRSSRHGHGVSKVPTSWSRCPQGPQVMVMGSPTAQPHGRGVPKVPKSWPWCLQGPHVMAMGSPRSQPHGHGVPKVLVSWPRGPQDPRVMVMGSPRSPSHGHGVLKVPTSWPWCTQDPRVMVMGSPRSPWHGHGVPKVLTSWPWCPQGALGMAMVSPRSSCHGHGVPKILMSWSWGPQDSHLMVVVSPRSPWHDHGVLKVLISWSWCPQGPHGTVVGSLRSQSSAHEVPVCPGWVAYVYGVPKVPTLWSWCPQSPCLMASATSGSLVSPRSMPPPWCH; translated from the exons ATGGTTGTGGGGTCCCCCAAGGTCCTCACCTCGTGGTGgcggtgtccccaaggtccccaagtCATGGTCATGGGGTCCCCAACGGCCCAACCTTATGGtcatggtgtccccaaggtccccaagtCATGGTcgtggtgtccccaaggtccccaagtCATGGTCATGGTGTCTCCAAGGTCCTCACGTCATGGCCATGGGGTCTCCAAGGTCCCAACCTCATGGTcgtggtgtccccaaggtccccaagtCATGGTCATGGGGTCCCCAACGGCCCAACCTCATGGTCgcggtgtccccaaggtccccaagtCATGGTcgtggtgtccccaaggtccccaagtCATGGTCATGGTGTCTCCAAGGTCCTCACGTCATGGCCATGGGGTCTCCAAGGTCCCAACCTCATGGTcgtggtgtccccaaggtccccaagtCATGGTCATGGGGTCCTCAAGGTCCCCACGTCATGGCCATGGTGTACCCAAGGTCCTCGTGTCATGGCCATGGGGTCCCCAAGATCCTCGCGTCATGGTCACTGGGTCTCCAAG gtccccaagtCATGGTCATGGTGTCTCCAAGGTCCTCACGTCATGGCCATGGGGTCTCCAAGGTCCCAACCTCATGGtcatggtgtccccaaggtccccaagtCATGGCCATGGTGTCTCCAAGGTCCCCAACCTCATGGtcatggtgtccccaaggtccccaagtCATGGTCATGGGGTCCTCAAGGTCCCCACGTCATGGCCATGGTGTACCCAACGTCCTCGTGTCATGGCCATGGGGTCCCCAAGATCCTCGCGTCATGGTCACGGGGTCTCCAAGGTCCCAACCTCATGGTCgcggtgtccccaaggtccccaagtCATGGTCATGGGGTCCCCAACGGCCCAACCTCATGGTcgtggtgtccccaaggtccccaagtCATGGCCATGGTGTCTCCAAGGTCCTCACGTCATGGCCATGGGGTCTCCAAGGTCCCAACCTCATGGtcatggtgtccccaag GTCCTCGTGTCATGGCCACGGGGTCCCCAAGATCCTCGTGTCATGGTCATGGGGTCTCCAAGGTCCCCAAGTCATGGTCATGGGGTCCTCAAGGTCCCCACGTCATGGCCATGGTGTACCCAAG ATCCTCGCGTCATGGTCATGGGGTCTCCAAG ATCCCCATGGCATGGCCATGGAGTCCCCAAG GTCCTCACGTCATGgccatggtgtccccaaggtgCCCTTGGCATGgccatggtgtccccaaggtcctcATGTCATGGCCATGGT GTCCCCAAGATCCTCATGTCATGGTCATGGGGTCCCCAAGATTCCCACCTCATGGTcgtggtgtccccaaggtccccatggCATGACCATGGTGTCCTCAAGGTCCTCATATCATGGtcatggtgtccccaaggtccccatggCACGGTCGTGGGGTCCTTGAGGTCCCAATCTTCTGCCCATGAGGTCCCTGTGTGCCCTGGGTGGGTGGCATATGTCTACGgggtccccaaggtccccacCTTGTGGTCATGGTGTCCCCAAAGTCCCTGTCTCATGGCCAGTGCAACCTCAGGGTCcttggtgtccccaaggtccatgccacctccctggtgTCACTAG
- the LOC126035143 gene encoding uncharacterized protein LOC126035143 isoform X20 produces MVVGSPKVLTSWWRCPQGPQVMVMGSPTAQPYGHGVPKVPKSWSWCPQGPQVMVMVSPRSSRHGHGVSKVPTSWSWCPQGPQVMVMGSPTAQPHGRGVPKVPKSWSWCPQGPQVMVMVSPRSSRHGHGVSKVPTSWSWCPQGPQVMVMGSSRSPRHGHGVPKVLVSWPWGPQDPRVMVTGSPRSPSHGHGVSKVLTSWPWGLQGPNLMVMVSPRSPSHGHGVSKVPNLMVMVSPRSPSHGHGVLKVPTSWPWCTQRPRVMAMGSPRSSRHGHGVSKVPTSWSRCPQGPQVMVMGSPTAQPHGRGVPKVPKSWPWCLQGPHVMAMGSPRSQPHGHGVPKILVSWSWGLQGPHLMVMVSPRSPWHGHGVPKVLTSWPWCPQGALGMAMVSPRSSCHGHGVPKILMSWSWGPQDSHLMVVVSPRSPWHDHGVLKVLISWSWCPQGPHGTVVGSLRSQSSAHEVPVCPGWVAYVYGVPKVPTLWSWCPQSPCLMASATSGSLVSPRSMPPPWCH; encoded by the exons ATGGTTGTGGGGTCCCCCAAGGTCCTCACCTCGTGGTGgcggtgtccccaaggtccccaagtCATGGTCATGGGGTCCCCAACGGCCCAACCTTATGGtcatggtgtccccaaggtccccaagtCATGGTcgtggtgtccccaaggtccccaagtCATGGTCATGGTGTCTCCAAGGTCCTCACGTCATGGCCATGGGGTCTCCAAGGTCCCAACCTCATGGTcgtggtgtccccaaggtccccaagtCATGGTCATGGGGTCCCCAACGGCCCAACCTCATGGTCgcggtgtccccaaggtccccaagtCATGGTcgtggtgtccccaaggtccccaagtCATGGTCATGGTGTCTCCAAGGTCCTCACGTCATGGCCATGGGGTCTCCAAGGTCCCAACCTCATGGTcgtggtgtccccaaggtccccaagtCATGGTCATGGGGTCCTCAAGGTCCCCACGTCATGGCCATGGTGTACCCAAGGTCCTCGTGTCATGGCCATGGGGTCCCCAAGATCCTCGCGTCATGGTCACTGGGTCTCCAAG gtccccaagtCATGGTCATGGTGTCTCCAAGGTCCTCACGTCATGGCCATGGGGTCTCCAAGGTCCCAACCTCATGGtcatggtgtccccaaggtccccaagtCATGGCCATGGTGTCTCCAAGGTCCCCAACCTCATGGtcatggtgtccccaaggtccccaagtCATGGTCATGGGGTCCTCAAGGTCCCCACGTCATGGCCATGGTGTACCCAACGTCCTCGTGTCATGGCCATGGGGTCCCCAAGATCCTCGCGTCATGGTCACGGGGTCTCCAAGGTCCCAACCTCATGGTCgcggtgtccccaaggtccccaagtCATGGTCATGGGGTCCCCAACGGCCCAACCTCATGGTcgtggtgtccccaaggtccccaagtCATGGCCATGGTGTCTCCAAGGTCCTCACGTCATGGCCATGGGGTCTCCAAGGTCCCAACCTCATGGtcatggtgtccccaag ATCCTCGTGTCATGGTCATGGGGTCTCCAAG GTCCCCACCTCATGGTCATGGTGTCCCCAAGATCCCCATGGCATGGCCATGGAGTCCCCAAG GTCCTCACGTCATGgccatggtgtccccaaggtgCCCTTGGCATGgccatggtgtccccaaggtcctcATGTCATGGCCATGGT GTCCCCAAGATCCTCATGTCATGGTCATGGGGTCCCCAAGATTCCCACCTCATGGTcgtggtgtccccaaggtccccatggCATGACCATGGTGTCCTCAAGGTCCTCATATCATGGtcatggtgtccccaaggtccccatggCACGGTCGTGGGGTCCTTGAGGTCCCAATCTTCTGCCCATGAGGTCCCTGTGTGCCCTGGGTGGGTGGCATATGTCTACGgggtccccaaggtccccacCTTGTGGTCATGGTGTCCCCAAAGTCCCTGTCTCATGGCCAGTGCAACCTCAGGGTCcttggtgtccccaaggtccatgccacctccctggtgTCACTAG
- the LOC126035143 gene encoding basic salivary proline-rich protein 2-like isoform X25, whose product MVVGSPKVLTSWWRCPQGPQVMVMGSPTAQPYGHGVPKVPKSWSWCPQGPQVMVMVSPRSSRHGHGVSKVPTSWSWCPQGPQVMVMGSPTAQPHGRGVPKVPKSWSWCPQGPQVMVMVSPRSSRHGHGVSKVPTSWSWCPQGPQVMVMGSSRSPRHGHGVPKVLVSWPWGPQDPRVMVTGSPRSPSHGHGVSKVLTSWPWGLQGPNLMVMVSPRSPSHGHGVSKVPNLMVMVSPRSPSHGHGVLKVPTSWPWCTQRPRVMAMGSPRSSRHGHGVSKVPTSWSRCPQGPQVMVMGSPTAQPHGRGVPKVPKSWPWCLQGPHVMAMGSPRSQPHGHGVPKVPKSWPWCLQGPQPHGHGVPKVPKSWSWGPQGPHVMAMVYPRSSCHGHGVPKILASWSRGLQGPNLMVAVSPRSPSHGHGVPNGPTSWSWCPQGPQVMVMGSSRSPRHGHGVPKILASWSWGLQGPHGMTMVSSRSSYHGHGVPKVPMARSWGP is encoded by the exons ATGGTTGTGGGGTCCCCCAAGGTCCTCACCTCGTGGTGgcggtgtccccaaggtccccaagtCATGGTCATGGGGTCCCCAACGGCCCAACCTTATGGtcatggtgtccccaaggtccccaagtCATGGTcgtggtgtccccaaggtccccaagtCATGGTCATGGTGTCTCCAAGGTCCTCACGTCATGGCCATGGGGTCTCCAAGGTCCCAACCTCATGGTcgtggtgtccccaaggtccccaagtCATGGTCATGGGGTCCCCAACGGCCCAACCTCATGGTCgcggtgtccccaaggtccccaagtCATGGTcgtggtgtccccaaggtccccaagtCATGGTCATGGTGTCTCCAAGGTCCTCACGTCATGGCCATGGGGTCTCCAAGGTCCCAACCTCATGGTcgtggtgtccccaaggtccccaagtCATGGTCATGGGGTCCTCAAGGTCCCCACGTCATGGCCATGGTGTACCCAAGGTCCTCGTGTCATGGCCATGGGGTCCCCAAGATCCTCGCGTCATGGTCACTGGGTCTCCAAG gtccccaagtCATGGTCATGGTGTCTCCAAGGTCCTCACGTCATGGCCATGGGGTCTCCAAGGTCCCAACCTCATGGtcatggtgtccccaaggtccccaagtCATGGCCATGGTGTCTCCAAGGTCCCCAACCTCATGGtcatggtgtccccaaggtccccaagtCATGGTCATGGGGTCCTCAAGGTCCCCACGTCATGGCCATGGTGTACCCAACGTCCTCGTGTCATGGCCATGGGGTCCCCAAGATCCTCGCGTCATGGTCACGGGGTCTCCAAGGTCCCAACCTCATGGTCgcggtgtccccaaggtccccaagtCATGGTCATGGGGTCCCCAACGGCCCAACCTCATGGTcgtggtgtccccaaggtccccaagtCATGGCCATGGTGTCTCCAAGGTCCTCACGTCATGGCCATGGGGTCTCCAAGGTCCCAACCTCATGGtcatggtgtccccaaggtccccaagtCATGGCCATGGTGTCTCCAAGGTCCCCAACCTCATGGtcatggtgtccccaaggtccccaagtCATGGTCATGGGGTCCTCAAGGTCCCCACGTCATGGCCATGGTGTACCCAAGGTCCTCGTGTCATGGCCATGGGGTCCCCAAGATCCTCGCGTCATGGTCACGGGGTCTCCAAGGTCCCAACCTCATGGTCgcggtgtccccaaggtccccaagtCATGGTCATGGGGTCCCCAACGGCCCAACCTCATGGTCGTGGTGTCCCCAAG GTCCCCAAGTCATGGTCATGGGGTCCTCAAGGTCCCCACGTCATGGCCATGGTGTACCCAAG ATCCTCGCGTCATGGTCATGGGGTCTCCAAG gtccccatggCATGACCATGGTGTCCTCAAGGTCCTCATATCATGGtcatggtgtccccaaggtccccatggCACGGTCGTGGGGTCCTTGA